One window from the genome of Cyclobacterium amurskyense encodes:
- a CDS encoding DUF368 domain-containing protein, giving the protein MNKFNEKVLLFLKGMGMGSADIVPGVSGGSIALITKIYEELLSSINSFDLDALKLLAKFDIVAFWKHVNASFLLTLFLGILTSIFAFSKAITFLIDSYPIPLWSFFCGLILISAIIILRDIKRWNIIAILMFPIGVVIAYFITELPMISSPNNIWFTFISGAIAICAMILPGISGSFLLLILGKYEYILHAVNEKDFVVLAIFALGCITGLLLFSRLISWFLKNYHAITLSFLSGFMIGSINKIWPWKKILSYRMSSSGDQKPFLTENILPHVYLTETGQEPAFLVAILAFLIGVILVVGLERVAYNFRKE; this is encoded by the coding sequence TGAGAAGGTATTGCTTTTCTTAAAAGGCATGGGTATGGGAAGTGCCGACATTGTTCCTGGAGTTTCAGGGGGGTCCATTGCACTGATAACAAAGATTTATGAAGAACTGCTTTCTAGCATCAATTCATTTGATCTTGATGCCCTTAAGCTCTTGGCAAAGTTTGATATTGTCGCTTTCTGGAAACATGTAAATGCAAGCTTTTTGCTGACCTTATTCCTGGGAATCCTTACCAGTATTTTTGCTTTCTCAAAGGCCATTACCTTTCTTATAGATAGCTATCCCATCCCATTGTGGTCTTTTTTCTGCGGTTTAATACTTATTAGTGCGATCATAATCCTAAGGGACATTAAGCGATGGAACATTATTGCCATTTTGATGTTTCCGATAGGAGTGGTCATTGCGTATTTCATCACAGAACTACCGATGATTTCCTCTCCGAATAACATTTGGTTTACTTTTATTTCTGGAGCCATAGCCATATGCGCCATGATCCTCCCTGGAATATCTGGAAGCTTTTTGTTGCTTATTCTTGGCAAATACGAATACATCCTTCACGCTGTCAATGAAAAAGACTTTGTTGTTTTGGCAATTTTTGCCTTAGGTTGTATCACAGGTTTGCTACTATTCAGCAGACTAATATCATGGTTCTTGAAAAACTACCATGCCATCACTTTGTCTTTTTTATCCGGCTTTATGATCGGCTCTATTAACAAAATATGGCCCTGGAAAAAAATACTCAGTTACAGAATGTCAAGTTCTGGAGATCAAAAACCATTTTTAACTGAGAACATCTTACCTCATGTATACCTTACAGAGACAGGTCAGGAACCTGCTTTTCTGGTTGCCATTTTGGCATTCTTAATCGGGGTTATTCTTGTGGTTGGACTTGAAAGAGTAGCATATAATTTTAGAAAAGAATGA
- a CDS encoding shikimate dehydrogenase family protein: MKKYGLIGYPLTHSFSKKYFSDKFTREGTSDCQYDLYEIDSIKSLPEIIASQEELIGINVTIPYKEQVIPYLDKLDPACKAIGAVNCIKLTSNGLVGYNTDYYGFKTSLTNWLGEERPQALILGTGGASKAVCQALKDLEIPFLKVSRNPDPSAKDTISYDEIKKSPDYLAKYPLIINSTPLGTFPNVSAMPDLPIAELNKGNWYYDLVYNPTETAMMTAAANMGAKTKNGIEMLHLQAEAAWDIWNK, from the coding sequence ATGAAAAAATATGGCTTAATCGGTTACCCACTTACCCATTCCTTTTCGAAAAAGTATTTCTCAGATAAATTCACCCGAGAGGGAACCTCAGACTGCCAATACGATCTGTATGAAATCGACAGCATCAAGTCTTTACCTGAAATAATTGCCTCTCAAGAAGAATTAATAGGTATCAATGTAACCATACCCTACAAGGAACAGGTAATCCCCTATTTGGACAAGCTAGACCCTGCTTGCAAGGCTATCGGTGCGGTTAACTGTATCAAACTTACGTCTAATGGTCTGGTGGGCTATAACACCGATTATTATGGGTTCAAAACCTCATTGACCAATTGGCTGGGTGAAGAAAGGCCTCAAGCCTTGATTCTAGGTACAGGCGGTGCTTCGAAGGCGGTTTGCCAAGCACTTAAAGACCTGGAAATCCCCTTTTTGAAGGTATCTCGGAACCCAGATCCATCAGCCAAGGACACCATCAGTTACGATGAAATAAAGAAATCCCCTGATTATCTGGCTAAATATCCACTTATCATTAACAGCACCCCATTGGGTACTTTCCCCAATGTTTCGGCCATGCCTGACCTACCTATTGCAGAATTAAACAAAGGCAATTGGTATTATGATCTGGTTTACAATCCCACAGAAACAGCCATGATGACGGCTGCGGCAAATATGGGTGCAAAAACTAAAAATGGGATTGAAATGCTTCACTTACAAGCTGAGGCTGCCTGGGATATCTGGAATAAATAA
- a CDS encoding zinc-dependent metalloprotease: MLKSKASILILLLVSFGLNLISPDLAEAQRRKKKKDEQETKEPEKKPAKSKDGLKSYKEIIKDSTETKVGLFTVHKVDEKYYYEIPEETLGKEMLMVTTIAKTANGIGYGGERTNTQMLKWEKKDKNILLKVVSYANTAADSLPIYQAVKNSNLEPILYRFDVEAKGKDGKGWLIEVSDLFSKDVQALGLQQSRRKGYKVTRLDTDRSYIERISPYPTNIEARYVLTYAASAPPSNTSTGLITVEMNSSMVLLPEVPMKQRLADQRVGWFNTRVTDYGLDAHKASRRIYLDRWRLEVKEEDIEKFKAGELVEPKKQIVYYIDPATPTKWVPYLKAGVEDWNAAFEEAGFKNAITAKEAPSPEEDPDWNPEDARYSVIRYFASNIQNAYGPHVSDPRSGEIIESDIGWYHNVMNLLRNWFFVQTAAINPDSRGMQFDDEVMGRLIRFVSSHEVGHTLGLPHNFASSFAYPVDSLRSATFTAKYGTAPSLMDYARFNYVAQPEDKGVHLFPEVGPYDKFAISWGYKPILEAETPEDEQEILDQWIVEKNGDPIYRYGRQGNSYDPSTQSEDLGDDAVKASTYGIQNLKRIVPNLIEWTGELDKPFKNYDDLEELYGQVLTQYNRYMGHVRTNIGGVYEIYKAIGQEEAVYTHVDKAKQKEAMDFIQKELFTTQDWLTDDAITSRIQDFGILDRIRKLQVGTLNAILDWGRLGRVIENEALNGSEAYGLLELMTDLRKGIWEELSFRKAIDINRRSLQRAHIEKLEELMTKDASGRSASSLNASQSDIPSVARASLKVIQAEIKRAIPGTSDSMSKIHLEDCLERINVILNPS, encoded by the coding sequence ATGTTAAAGTCAAAAGCAAGCATTTTGATTTTGCTGTTAGTAAGTTTTGGCCTGAATCTAATTTCTCCAGATTTGGCAGAGGCACAGCGAAGGAAGAAAAAAAAGGATGAGCAAGAAACCAAAGAACCGGAAAAAAAACCGGCGAAGAGCAAAGATGGTTTGAAATCCTATAAAGAGATTATTAAAGACAGCACCGAAACAAAAGTTGGTCTGTTTACAGTCCACAAGGTGGATGAAAAATACTACTACGAAATCCCAGAAGAAACGCTGGGTAAGGAAATGCTTATGGTCACTACCATTGCCAAAACAGCCAATGGAATAGGCTATGGCGGAGAGCGCACCAATACGCAGATGCTTAAATGGGAAAAGAAAGACAAAAACATTTTGTTGAAAGTAGTCTCTTATGCCAATACAGCTGCAGATTCCCTTCCCATTTATCAGGCGGTTAAAAATTCAAACTTGGAACCAATTCTTTATAGGTTTGATGTTGAAGCCAAAGGCAAAGACGGAAAAGGCTGGTTGATTGAGGTGTCGGATCTCTTTTCAAAGGATGTGCAGGCATTGGGCTTACAACAAAGCAGACGAAAAGGATACAAGGTAACGCGTTTGGATACAGATAGGTCTTATATAGAGCGTATAAGTCCTTATCCTACTAATATTGAAGCGAGGTATGTGCTCACTTATGCCGCCTCTGCACCTCCATCTAACACTTCAACTGGACTTATCACAGTGGAGATGAACAGTAGCATGGTCTTGCTTCCTGAGGTTCCAATGAAACAAAGATTAGCTGACCAAAGGGTGGGTTGGTTCAATACCCGTGTTACTGACTATGGACTGGATGCCCATAAGGCAAGTAGAAGAATTTACCTTGATAGGTGGAGATTGGAAGTGAAGGAGGAGGATATTGAGAAATTCAAAGCGGGAGAACTGGTTGAGCCCAAAAAACAAATCGTTTATTATATAGATCCTGCCACACCTACAAAGTGGGTGCCTTATCTCAAAGCCGGGGTGGAGGATTGGAATGCAGCTTTTGAAGAAGCGGGATTTAAGAATGCCATCACGGCCAAAGAAGCCCCAAGCCCCGAAGAGGATCCTGATTGGAATCCTGAAGATGCCAGGTATTCTGTCATTAGGTATTTTGCTTCCAATATTCAGAATGCTTACGGGCCACATGTTTCTGATCCAAGATCTGGTGAAATTATAGAATCGGACATAGGTTGGTACCACAATGTGATGAACCTTTTGCGCAATTGGTTTTTTGTACAAACTGCAGCCATCAACCCGGATTCAAGGGGTATGCAGTTTGACGATGAAGTTATGGGCAGGTTGATCCGTTTTGTGTCGTCCCATGAAGTGGGGCATACACTTGGTTTACCGCATAACTTTGCTTCTTCTTTTGCCTATCCTGTAGATTCATTGCGGTCAGCTACTTTTACAGCGAAATATGGTACAGCTCCATCTTTGATGGATTATGCCCGTTTTAATTATGTCGCCCAGCCCGAAGACAAGGGAGTGCACTTATTTCCAGAAGTCGGGCCCTATGATAAATTCGCCATTTCCTGGGGATACAAGCCAATACTGGAAGCCGAAACACCGGAAGATGAGCAGGAAATCCTGGACCAATGGATTGTAGAAAAGAATGGAGACCCAATCTATCGCTATGGCAGACAGGGAAATTCTTATGACCCCAGTACCCAAAGTGAAGATTTAGGTGATGATGCTGTGAAGGCTTCTACTTATGGAATTCAAAATCTAAAACGCATTGTTCCGAACCTAATCGAATGGACAGGTGAATTGGACAAGCCCTTTAAAAATTACGATGACTTGGAAGAGCTTTACGGACAAGTCTTGACCCAATACAATCGTTACATGGGACATGTGAGGACGAATATTGGTGGGGTTTATGAGATTTATAAGGCCATTGGTCAGGAGGAAGCTGTTTATACGCATGTAGACAAGGCCAAGCAAAAGGAAGCCATGGATTTTATCCAAAAAGAGCTTTTTACGACCCAGGATTGGCTTACGGATGATGCCATTACTAGTAGGATCCAGGATTTTGGAATACTGGACAGAATTAGAAAATTGCAAGTAGGTACATTGAACGCTATACTTGATTGGGGAAGATTGGGACGAGTAATTGAAAATGAAGCCTTAAATGGTTCCGAAGCCTATGGTTTATTGGAATTGATGACTGACTTAAGAAAGGGGATTTGGGAAGAACTAAGTTTTCGCAAAGCCATCGATATAAACAGAAGAAGCCTTCAAAGGGCTCATATTGAAAAGCTTGAAGAACTAATGACTAAGGATGCTAGTGGAAGGTCAGCTTCTTCACTAAATGCCTCTCAGTCAGATATACCTTCTGTGGCAAGGGCATCATTAAAAGTGATTCAAGCTGAAATTAAACGTGCTATACCAGGTACCTCAGACAGTATGAGCAAAATTCATCTGGAAGACTGTCTAGAAAGGATTAATGTAATATTAAATCCTTCCTGA
- a CDS encoding NAD(P)/FAD-dependent oxidoreductase, with protein MDENQITIIGGGLSGLIAAYLLAKEGKSVLVIEKKEYPFHRVCGEYVSNEVRDFLIQEDLFPSSFEPAEINTFRLSAVNGALAEIPLDLGGFGISRYNLDYFLYKKCLNVGVKFLLKTQASTIGFKAAQNVFEVNTNEGDLLTAPIVLAAYGKRSRIDKYLDRGFLNQRSPYVGIKYHINIAHEENMVALHNYNGGYLGINKIENGAFNLCYLGSREQLKAAGNIQSMEEQYLFKNPHIKEIYSRAEFLWEKPEVINEISFATKSPVENQLLMIGDAAGMITPLCGNGMAIAIHTGKLAADAILKHKKLAMIQKAYAKAWNQYFSSRLRTGRAVQKLFGAPFVSNLAVNVIKKSPYLAKKLILQTHGQPIK; from the coding sequence ATGGATGAAAATCAAATCACAATTATTGGAGGAGGGCTTTCGGGACTTATTGCCGCTTACCTCTTAGCAAAAGAAGGCAAAAGCGTTCTTGTTATTGAAAAAAAAGAGTACCCTTTTCACAGAGTTTGTGGGGAGTACGTTTCCAATGAAGTCAGGGATTTTCTAATACAGGAAGATTTATTCCCTTCTTCTTTTGAACCTGCTGAAATCAATACCTTCAGGCTAAGTGCCGTAAATGGGGCGCTGGCAGAAATCCCCCTGGACTTAGGTGGATTTGGAATAAGTCGTTACAACCTGGATTACTTTTTATACAAAAAATGCCTTAATGTAGGGGTTAAATTTCTTTTAAAAACCCAGGCATCCACCATCGGTTTCAAAGCAGCCCAAAATGTATTTGAGGTAAATACCAATGAAGGTGATCTTCTGACTGCTCCTATTGTCCTGGCAGCCTACGGTAAAAGATCCCGAATAGACAAGTACCTTGACCGTGGCTTCCTCAATCAAAGAAGCCCTTATGTAGGTATTAAATACCATATTAATATAGCGCATGAGGAAAACATGGTGGCATTACACAATTACAATGGTGGCTATCTTGGCATCAATAAAATTGAAAATGGGGCGTTTAATCTTTGCTACCTGGGAAGTAGAGAGCAATTAAAGGCCGCTGGGAATATTCAAAGCATGGAGGAACAATATTTGTTTAAAAACCCTCATATCAAAGAAATATATAGTCGGGCAGAATTCCTTTGGGAAAAGCCTGAGGTAATCAATGAAATCAGTTTCGCAACCAAGTCTCCGGTGGAAAATCAGTTACTTATGATTGGAGATGCTGCCGGGATGATTACACCTTTGTGCGGCAATGGTATGGCCATCGCAATTCATACGGGGAAGCTTGCAGCTGATGCCATTCTCAAGCACAAGAAATTGGCAATGATTCAAAAAGCATACGCCAAAGCCTGGAACCAGTATTTTTCCAGTCGCCTGAGAACGGGAAGAGCAGTACAAAAGCTTTTCGGCGCTCCTTTTGTTTCAAACCTTGCTGTGAATGTGATCAAAAAATCTCCTTACCTGGCGAAAAAACTCATTCTTCAAACCCATGGACAACCCATAAAGTAA
- a CDS encoding TonB-dependent receptor yields MNRICFTAIFLLLCQLSIAQTSIQGIITDAETSLPLPGATVYLENTQKGTVSDQDGAFQINDIKQKVANLRITFVGFSSKTVSVALPQQGDLLIALNPTTLTAEEFIVSGTRASETTPTTFQVISKETLGKDNLGQDLPLLLNYTPSIVTHSDAGTGVGYTGLRIRGTDQTRINVTVNGIPLNDAESHGVFWVNMPDFASSVDNIQIQRGVGTSTNGAATFGASLNIQTDTKKEEAYAETDNSYGSFNTRKHTIKAGTGLINDKWAVDARLSQVTSDGYIDRAFSDLKSYFVSGGYYGDKHVFKVNIFAGAEQTYQAWNGVPESLLKSNRTFNGYTYENETDNYQQNHYQFIYAGTLTDNLKANFALHYTAGQGYYEQFKEDDDLEDYGFAPIEIGSEVINSTDIIRRRWLDNDFYGSVFSLNYVSTNGKLDAILGGGANRYDGDHFGEVIWMGVTGNTNIRDKYYNNVAVKDDRNIYLKATYEVKERLYLFADMQVRGIDYSFDGKNNDQRDVSGNQSYTFFNPKFGVSYETGTGQTLYASYAVANREPVRSDFTDSPLSEIPRPEKLKNVEAGIRVKKSNFQYNANFYYMGYKDQLVLTGQLNDVGAYVRENVASSYRAGIELDGAIVLTPKWTLGGNIAFSQNKIDSYTEYSDVYDENWDFTGQESITYTNTDIAFSPDVVGSAIIDFRPLKNLEVSLLNKYVGQQFLDNAQQKGRSLDAYWTSDLRFVYSWNPGFVKEMVFSGKVNNLFNNLYEPNGYTFGYFVPSSEGQGMERIAENYYYPMAGTSFMAGVAIRF; encoded by the coding sequence ATGAATCGTATTTGTTTTACAGCAATATTTTTATTGCTGTGCCAATTGTCTATTGCCCAAACCAGTATACAGGGAATAATCACCGATGCTGAAACTTCCTTGCCTCTTCCTGGAGCTACTGTGTACCTGGAAAACACCCAGAAAGGTACTGTAAGTGACCAAGATGGAGCTTTTCAGATTAATGACATCAAGCAAAAAGTGGCAAACCTACGCATAACCTTTGTAGGCTTTTCCTCCAAAACCGTAAGTGTAGCCCTTCCTCAGCAAGGAGATTTATTAATCGCCCTGAACCCAACCACCCTAACCGCTGAAGAATTTATTGTTTCAGGAACAAGGGCCTCTGAGACTACGCCCACTACCTTTCAGGTCATCAGTAAGGAAACACTTGGGAAGGACAACCTTGGGCAGGATCTGCCACTATTGTTAAATTATACCCCTTCCATTGTTACTCACTCAGATGCCGGAACGGGCGTTGGTTATACCGGTTTGAGAATCAGAGGAACAGACCAAACCAGGATCAACGTCACTGTTAATGGAATTCCATTAAATGATGCAGAATCTCATGGCGTGTTTTGGGTAAATATGCCAGATTTTGCCTCTTCAGTGGACAATATCCAAATCCAACGTGGTGTGGGTACTTCTACCAATGGGGCTGCTACTTTTGGTGCCAGCCTTAATATTCAGACCGATACCAAAAAGGAAGAAGCCTATGCAGAAACCGACAATTCCTATGGTTCTTTCAATACCCGAAAACATACCATTAAAGCCGGTACTGGCTTGATCAATGACAAATGGGCTGTAGATGCCCGTCTTTCTCAAGTTACTTCTGATGGATACATTGACAGGGCTTTTTCTGACCTTAAATCTTACTTTGTTTCCGGAGGCTATTATGGAGACAAGCATGTGTTTAAGGTGAATATCTTTGCAGGAGCCGAACAAACCTATCAGGCTTGGAATGGAGTACCGGAAAGCCTACTTAAAAGCAACAGGACATTCAATGGTTATACCTATGAGAATGAAACTGACAATTACCAACAAAACCATTATCAGTTTATCTATGCAGGAACACTGACGGATAATTTGAAAGCGAATTTTGCATTGCATTATACTGCTGGACAGGGTTATTATGAACAGTTTAAGGAAGACGATGATCTGGAAGATTACGGTTTTGCCCCAATTGAAATAGGCAGTGAGGTAATAAACAGTACAGACATTATTCGCAGAAGATGGTTGGACAATGACTTTTATGGTTCAGTTTTTTCTCTGAATTACGTTTCAACCAATGGTAAATTGGACGCTATATTGGGAGGTGGAGCCAATCGATATGATGGAGACCATTTTGGTGAAGTCATCTGGATGGGCGTTACTGGAAATACCAATATTAGAGACAAATATTACAACAATGTAGCTGTCAAAGACGATCGGAATATTTACCTCAAGGCGACCTATGAGGTTAAGGAAAGACTTTATTTGTTTGCTGACATGCAGGTAAGAGGAATCGACTATTCTTTTGATGGGAAAAATAACGACCAAAGGGATGTTAGTGGAAACCAGTCCTATACCTTTTTCAATCCTAAGTTTGGTGTGTCTTACGAAACAGGAACGGGTCAAACCCTTTATGCTTCCTACGCAGTGGCCAATAGAGAGCCTGTAAGAAGTGATTTTACTGACTCTCCATTATCTGAAATTCCAAGACCAGAGAAACTTAAAAATGTAGAGGCTGGAATCAGGGTGAAAAAATCCAACTTCCAGTACAATGCCAATTTTTACTATATGGGATATAAAGATCAGTTGGTGCTGACCGGACAATTGAATGATGTGGGTGCTTATGTTCGGGAAAATGTCGCCAGTAGCTATAGGGCGGGTATAGAACTTGATGGTGCAATAGTGCTAACACCTAAATGGACGCTAGGTGGTAACATTGCTTTTAGTCAAAATAAGATTGATTCCTATACTGAGTACAGTGATGTGTATGACGAGAACTGGGATTTTACAGGGCAGGAAAGCATCACTTATACCAATACCGACATTGCTTTCTCTCCAGATGTTGTAGGAAGTGCTATTATTGATTTCAGGCCGTTGAAGAATCTTGAAGTAAGTTTACTTAATAAATATGTAGGCCAGCAGTTCCTTGACAATGCACAGCAAAAGGGAAGAAGCCTGGATGCTTATTGGACTTCTGACTTGAGATTTGTGTATTCTTGGAATCCAGGTTTTGTGAAAGAAATGGTTTTTTCAGGTAAAGTTAATAATTTATTCAACAACCTTTATGAGCCAAATGGTTATACCTTTGGTTATTTCGTTCCTTCCAGTGAAGGACAGGGCATGGAACGTATAGCAGAAAACTATTATTACCCAATGGCAGGAACCAGCTTTATGGCTGGTGTAGCTATCCGTTTTTGA
- a CDS encoding fatty acid desaturase family protein: protein MATPKFSRPKITFHQDLKSRVAEYFKAHNLARSGNSELFVKAGIMVVGFVLLYIHLVFFTPHWILGLVECLVLGALTAFIGFNVMHDGAHGSFSDRPWVNSLAGMSINFLGANVFMWKTKHNVVHHSFTNVDGVDDDLNARPFLRLSPSQKKFKIHQFQHYYFIFTYSLLYLYWVFFTDYKKYVTGKVGIVPIQKMKMSDHISFWAFKALHLVLFVAIPVYMVGWGPWLVGFLVYGLFAGLVLTLVFQLAHSLEETAFPVPEPVSNCLEDEWMIHQIRTTANFATGYKLLTWFLGGLNFQIEHHLFPKVSHIHYPAISKIIKQTCKDYNIPYLEHQKLRWAFRSHFRHLKGLGTA, encoded by the coding sequence ATGGCTACGCCAAAATTCTCCAGACCTAAAATAACATTTCACCAGGATTTAAAATCCAGAGTGGCAGAATATTTTAAAGCACACAATCTAGCACGTTCAGGAAATTCCGAATTATTCGTAAAAGCGGGTATCATGGTCGTTGGATTTGTATTGTTGTACATTCACCTGGTCTTTTTTACACCGCACTGGATTTTAGGACTCGTAGAATGTTTGGTTTTGGGTGCATTGACAGCATTTATTGGTTTTAATGTAATGCATGATGGGGCACATGGGAGTTTTAGTGACCGACCTTGGGTCAATTCTCTGGCCGGAATGTCAATAAATTTTCTAGGAGCGAATGTTTTCATGTGGAAGACAAAGCACAATGTTGTGCACCACTCATTTACAAACGTAGATGGTGTAGATGATGACTTGAATGCCAGGCCATTTTTACGCCTTTCTCCAAGTCAAAAGAAATTTAAAATACACCAGTTTCAACACTATTATTTTATCTTCACCTATTCTTTATTGTACCTCTATTGGGTATTTTTCACAGATTACAAAAAGTACGTTACCGGAAAAGTAGGAATAGTGCCTATTCAAAAAATGAAAATGTCTGATCATATCAGCTTTTGGGCTTTTAAGGCACTTCATTTGGTGCTTTTTGTTGCCATTCCGGTTTATATGGTTGGATGGGGCCCATGGTTAGTAGGTTTTCTTGTATATGGCCTATTCGCAGGGCTAGTGCTGACACTTGTTTTCCAACTGGCACATAGCTTGGAAGAAACGGCATTCCCTGTTCCTGAGCCTGTGTCCAATTGCCTTGAAGACGAATGGATGATTCACCAAATCAGAACAACTGCAAATTTTGCCACTGGATACAAGTTACTTACCTGGTTTTTGGGTGGGTTAAATTTCCAGATAGAGCATCATTTGTTTCCTAAAGTATCACATATCCATTACCCGGCTATAAGTAAAATCATTAAGCAAACCTGCAAGGATTATAACATTCCATACCTTGAGCATCAAAAATTAAGATGGGCCTTTAGGTCTCATTTTAGACATTTGAAGGGCTTGGGAACGGCCTGA
- the gldD gene encoding gliding motility lipoprotein GldD has translation MSFIKRQFQNPALAICWLALLLIGACSEDYLPKPKGYNRIDLPKRDFVSLNKNLPYNFEHSVHAQIERDSFNLQEKTWTNVHYTDLDARVHLTYKAINGDKALLKTYLDDAMSLTFKHQVKAYGIDEAVVLTPRGYTGFVSELSGEVPTQFQFFVTDSTQHFLRGALYFQTAVKNDSLAPIIEYIKIDMMHLINTLTF, from the coding sequence ATGAGTTTTATTAAAAGACAATTTCAAAATCCTGCTTTGGCAATCTGTTGGTTGGCTTTGCTTTTGATTGGGGCATGTAGTGAAGACTACCTTCCCAAACCCAAAGGCTATAACCGCATTGACCTACCAAAGCGGGATTTTGTTAGCTTAAATAAAAACTTACCTTATAATTTTGAACATTCTGTTCATGCACAAATAGAAAGGGATTCATTTAACTTGCAAGAGAAGACCTGGACCAATGTGCATTACACAGATTTAGATGCCAGAGTGCACCTGACTTACAAAGCGATCAACGGGGACAAGGCTTTATTAAAAACTTATCTGGATGATGCCATGAGCCTTACCTTCAAGCATCAGGTAAAAGCTTACGGTATAGATGAGGCAGTAGTGTTAACCCCCAGAGGGTATACCGGTTTTGTCTCAGAATTAAGTGGAGAGGTGCCCACTCAATTTCAGTTTTTTGTTACAGATTCTACGCAACATTTTTTAAGAGGAGCCTTGTATTTCCAAACAGCAGTTAAAAATGACTCCTTGGCTCCAATCATAGAGTATATCAAAATTGACATGATGCATTTAATTAATACCCTAACTTTTTAA
- a CDS encoding nitroreductase family protein — MNNKPVFNIEEVNKIIRHRRSQFVAQFKENDPIEDSIIKELLENANWAPTHKLTQPWHYMVFSGEGLKKLADYQSNLYKERSEKTGVFKEAVYTKLKENPLKASHVIAIGMKRDLRANLPEMEEIAAVAMSVQNMYLTASARGLAAYWSTGAPTFWPEAKPFFGLGEEDMLMGFFFIAKPVSDGWPEGKRTPISDKVTWVKE, encoded by the coding sequence ATGAACAACAAGCCTGTATTCAATATAGAAGAAGTCAATAAAATCATCCGCCACAGAAGGTCCCAATTTGTGGCCCAATTCAAGGAAAATGATCCCATAGAGGACAGTATTATTAAAGAGCTTTTGGAAAATGCCAATTGGGCCCCTACTCATAAGTTGACACAACCATGGCATTACATGGTGTTTTCAGGTGAGGGATTGAAAAAGCTGGCTGATTACCAGTCCAATCTATACAAAGAACGAAGCGAAAAAACAGGCGTTTTCAAAGAAGCCGTGTATACCAAATTGAAGGAGAATCCATTGAAAGCTTCTCATGTAATCGCAATAGGTATGAAAAGGGATCTTCGAGCCAATCTTCCCGAAATGGAAGAAATAGCGGCTGTTGCTATGTCAGTACAAAACATGTATCTTACAGCCAGTGCTAGAGGATTAGCAGCATACTGGAGTACAGGTGCACCTACTTTCTGGCCAGAAGCCAAACCGTTTTTTGGACTTGGTGAAGAAGACATGTTAATGGGTTTTTTCTTTATTGCCAAACCTGTATCAGACGGATGGCCTGAAGGAAAAAGAACACCCATTTCGGATAAAGTGACCTGGGTAAAAGAATAA